A genomic region of Mesobacillus jeotgali contains the following coding sequences:
- a CDS encoding VOC family protein, translated as MQFFFDHLVWFLKQPEKAISPLNERGLHVVKGGRHESWGTYNTLTYFGLSYIEFLGIDNLSIAEPHVENRLITQIVEQLAKENREGPAKVAVRTNQIEELAIKLKAEGLTVYGPLLGERVRADGQVIRWSLLFPEYAENKISLPFFIQWEKSDEERYSELEEQRVIRSHIFGQPKLESVGFVVDNLDKTLEIWSKLFGLKPGEEYIDTELNARCRSLKLDGTNLLFFTPIGDGPAAKVLKDKGETPFLVNLIVTNKSHFFEMLDGYWRFR; from the coding sequence ATGCAATTTTTCTTTGATCACCTTGTTTGGTTCTTAAAGCAACCAGAGAAAGCAATTTCTCCCTTAAACGAAAGGGGACTTCATGTTGTGAAGGGTGGCCGTCATGAGTCATGGGGAACATATAATACCCTAACTTATTTTGGCTTAAGTTATATTGAGTTTTTAGGAATTGATAATCTATCAATAGCTGAACCACATGTTGAAAATCGATTGATTACGCAAATCGTTGAACAGTTAGCAAAAGAAAATCGGGAAGGTCCTGCGAAAGTAGCGGTCCGAACAAATCAAATAGAAGAACTAGCAATAAAACTTAAGGCAGAAGGACTTACAGTATATGGGCCGTTACTTGGGGAGAGAGTTCGTGCTGATGGTCAAGTCATCAGGTGGTCATTGTTATTCCCTGAATACGCGGAAAACAAGATTTCTTTACCGTTCTTTATACAATGGGAAAAATCAGATGAAGAAAGGTATTCGGAATTAGAGGAACAAAGAGTCATAAGATCACACATATTTGGCCAGCCAAAATTAGAAAGTGTTGGATTTGTCGTAGATAATTTGGATAAAACACTAGAAATTTGGAGTAAATTGTTTGGCCTTAAACCGGGGGAAGAATATATTGATACGGAACTCAATGCCCGTTGCAGAAGTTTAAAATTGGACGGAACTAATTTATTGTTTTTTACACCAATTGGAGATGGCCCGGCTGCTAAAGTATTAAAAGATAAAGGGGAGACTCCTTTTTTAGTGAACCTGATCGTTACCAATAAAAGTCACTTCTTTGAAATGCTGGATGGTTATTGGCGGTTTCGGTAA
- a CDS encoding M3 family oligoendopeptidase — protein sequence MQFNDYPYTRPNIEEVEGNFIQLLERFESAESFEVQDRVMKEINELRSEFESMRQIVQVRQTIDTTDEFYKKEKDFFNEVGPAYKGLITKYYEALTGSKFRSQLEEKWGKQLFLLADSQLKTFSPDVLKDMQEENKLVSEYVDLLASAKIPFDGDVKNLAQLVPYQQSPDRTIRKESNEAKYNFFVEHADQLDDLYDKLVKIRTSIAKKLGFSSFTELAYARLSRTDYDAEMVAKFRDQVKEYIVPLATKLKQRQQERIGVETFKYYDDSFSFKTGNPDPKGDAEWIVDQAKKMYEEMSPETNEFYTYMVENNLMDLLSKAGKAGGGYCTYISKHKSPYIFANFNGTKGDVRVLKHEVGHAFQVFESRVFEVPEYGFPTLEACEIHSMSMEFFAWPWMDLFFEEDTDKYKFSHLSEAVLFIPYGVAVDEFQHFVYANPEATPTERKLAWREIEKKYLPHRDYEGNDFLENGGFWQQQGHIYKVPFYYIDYTLAQICALQFWKRTQENTEDAWKDYLHLCKQGGSQSFTELVKEANLISPFEDGCVKSVIDEIEAYLNTVDDQAL from the coding sequence ATGCAGTTTAACGATTATCCATATACAAGACCAAATATTGAAGAGGTGGAGGGGAACTTTATTCAATTGCTAGAGAGGTTCGAATCTGCTGAGTCTTTTGAGGTTCAGGACCGGGTAATGAAAGAGATCAATGAGTTGCGCTCTGAGTTTGAAAGCATGAGGCAGATTGTTCAAGTCCGTCAGACGATTGATACTACGGATGAGTTCTATAAGAAAGAGAAGGATTTTTTCAATGAAGTGGGACCAGCCTACAAGGGTCTTATCACAAAATATTACGAGGCACTTACAGGTTCTAAATTCCGCTCTCAGTTAGAAGAAAAGTGGGGCAAACAGCTATTCTTATTAGCTGACAGTCAATTAAAGACGTTCTCTCCTGATGTGTTGAAAGACATGCAGGAAGAAAACAAACTAGTTAGTGAGTATGTTGATTTACTTGCTTCAGCTAAAATCCCGTTTGATGGAGATGTAAAAAATCTTGCTCAGTTAGTTCCTTATCAACAATCTCCTGACCGTACCATTAGGAAGGAATCCAATGAAGCGAAGTACAACTTTTTCGTTGAGCATGCGGATCAATTAGATGATTTATACGATAAGCTAGTAAAAATACGTACTAGTATTGCTAAGAAGCTAGGATTCTCTTCTTTTACAGAGTTAGCATATGCTCGGCTTTCTCGCACTGATTATGATGCTGAAATGGTAGCAAAGTTCCGTGACCAGGTGAAGGAGTACATCGTTCCTTTAGCTACGAAGCTAAAACAAAGGCAGCAGGAACGTATTGGTGTTGAAACGTTTAAATATTACGATGACAGCTTCAGCTTTAAGACAGGAAATCCTGATCCTAAAGGAGATGCGGAGTGGATTGTCGATCAAGCGAAGAAAATGTACGAGGAAATGTCTCCTGAAACGAATGAGTTTTACACTTATATGGTAGAAAACAACCTAATGGACCTATTAAGTAAAGCAGGTAAGGCTGGTGGTGGATACTGCACCTATATTAGTAAACATAAGTCACCATACATTTTCGCAAACTTTAATGGAACAAAAGGCGATGTTCGTGTATTAAAGCATGAAGTAGGACATGCGTTCCAAGTATTTGAAAGTCGTGTGTTTGAAGTACCTGAGTACGGGTTCCCTACACTAGAAGCGTGTGAAATCCACTCGATGAGTATGGAATTCTTTGCTTGGCCTTGGATGGATCTTTTCTTCGAGGAAGATACGGATAAGTACAAGTTCTCTCATTTAAGTGAAGCGGTCTTGTTCATTCCTTATGGTGTAGCAGTCGATGAATTCCAGCATTTTGTGTATGCCAACCCGGAAGCAACTCCAACTGAGCGCAAGCTAGCTTGGAGAGAAATCGAGAAGAAGTATCTGCCACACCGCGATTATGAAGGGAATGACTTCCTAGAAAACGGTGGTTTCTGGCAGCAGCAGGGACATATTTACAAGGTTCCTTTCTACTATATTGATTACACACTAGCTCAAATTTGTGCGTTGCAATTCTGGAAACGTACGCAGGAAAATACAGAGGATGCGTGGAAAGATTACCTGCACCTATGTAAGCAAGGTGGAAGCCAATCATTCACAGAGCTTGTCAAAGAAGCGAACTTAATTTCTCCATTTGAAGATGGATGTGTGAAATCTGTGATTGATGAGATTGAAGCATATTTGAATACAGTTGATGATCAGGCTCTTTAA
- a CDS encoding L-lactate dehydrogenase — protein MKRNKLVVVGVGHVGSYVLADAMKLGLFAEIAVIDTDKDVAYGEALDQEHATALTYMSNTTVHAGDYSECMDADVIICAAGPSMIKSDEDAMPDRAQLAVVNSEVIREVMTGITKYTKDAIIILITNPLDTMVYIAENEFDYPKGRIFGTGTMLDSARLRKIIASNYDIDPKSVTGYMMGEHGHTAFPVLSRLSLQGFGEKELDKVLQGKEPLSRDGLKKQVVKAAFDVLNGKGWTNAGVAQAAITLAKAVMLDERSVYPVSTTLHGQYGYDRDVALSMPCIIGRNGVEKQLEIALDPQELEWLHQSAEYIKETMRVAKTGRNQNSKIQG, from the coding sequence ATGAAAAGAAATAAGTTAGTTGTTGTAGGAGTAGGCCATGTTGGTTCTTATGTTCTGGCAGATGCCATGAAATTAGGACTTTTTGCAGAAATAGCTGTCATTGATACAGATAAAGATGTTGCTTACGGCGAAGCTCTTGATCAAGAACATGCAACCGCTCTAACATATATGTCAAATACAACGGTACATGCTGGAGATTATTCCGAATGTATGGATGCAGATGTGATTATCTGTGCTGCTGGTCCCAGCATGATAAAAAGTGATGAAGATGCGATGCCGGACAGGGCACAATTAGCTGTAGTCAATTCTGAGGTAATTCGTGAAGTTATGACTGGAATTACTAAATATACGAAAGATGCAATCATTATTCTAATAACAAATCCGTTAGATACCATGGTGTACATAGCAGAAAATGAATTCGACTATCCGAAGGGACGCATATTCGGAACAGGAACTATGCTCGATTCTGCACGACTTCGTAAAATAATTGCTTCTAATTATGACATTGATCCAAAAAGTGTAACAGGTTATATGATGGGCGAACACGGGCATACAGCTTTCCCAGTATTAAGCCGCTTAAGTTTGCAAGGATTTGGTGAAAAAGAATTGGACAAAGTTCTTCAAGGGAAAGAACCATTAAGTCGGGACGGTTTGAAAAAACAAGTTGTAAAGGCAGCCTTTGATGTTTTAAATGGAAAAGGGTGGACAAACGCAGGTGTTGCCCAAGCTGCTATTACACTAGCAAAGGCGGTTATGCTGGATGAACGCAGTGTTTATCCGGTATCCACAACATTACACGGACAATATGGATATGATAGAGATGTTGCATTAAGTATGCCATGTATCATCGGGAGAAATGGCGTAGAAAAACAATTAGAAATTGCTCTCGACCCCCAAGAACTTGAATGGCTGCATCAATCAGCGGAATATATTAAAGAAACGATGAGAGTTGCAAAGACAGGCAGAAATCAAAATTCTAAAATTCAAGGTTGA
- a CDS encoding DUF4362 domain-containing protein, with product MKSMIKLLYYFILMLLLASCNTQVTENGNGESRSPGKPNVKGVDDVDVLNTHGGIEGIERMQRFYEDMKSGVQSDLRIVFYTIEGDPIVKDLKYDGESLEVKNDSSRDAYGSGEIRTIRCGQLIEEVNPTNTSYIATDCKDLPYEMDEILKIEYNMSQQDLFEIELKYGENLESEINTKSGEIKKENGKTEPFYMTENVKQELYKRLVFANYLDEKEIGARCDRPNAIEYNLKVYINGANKEINWKDCDESPDGVKFTKIAKYIIEESEKIQPEKPEVIVQGYVLERKNNTLLIVEELNKLEYEWMKDEIKQMDMNSFIFDFTELEGVSIEEFQLGDKIRATIDGSIIGSKPGRAKVKEIKKMD from the coding sequence ATGAAAAGCATGATAAAATTGCTTTATTATTTTATTTTAATGCTTTTGCTAGCTTCCTGTAATACGCAAGTTACCGAAAATGGCAATGGAGAATCTCGATCACCAGGTAAACCTAATGTAAAAGGTGTGGATGATGTTGATGTTTTGAATACACACGGAGGCATTGAAGGGATAGAAAGGATGCAGCGTTTCTATGAAGATATGAAGAGTGGTGTGCAATCTGATTTACGTATCGTCTTCTACACGATTGAAGGGGATCCAATTGTAAAGGATTTGAAATACGATGGCGAATCTCTTGAGGTGAAGAATGATTCTTCCCGTGATGCATATGGTAGTGGAGAAATACGAACGATTCGATGTGGCCAATTGATTGAAGAAGTGAATCCTACGAATACCTCTTACATAGCCACCGATTGCAAGGATTTGCCATACGAGATGGATGAGATTTTAAAAATTGAATACAACATGAGTCAACAGGATCTGTTTGAAATCGAACTAAAGTATGGAGAGAACTTAGAGAGCGAAATCAATACGAAATCCGGAGAGATCAAAAAAGAAAATGGTAAGACTGAACCGTTTTATATGACGGAAAATGTGAAGCAAGAGCTGTATAAAAGGCTAGTATTTGCAAATTATTTGGATGAAAAAGAGATCGGTGCACGATGTGATCGACCTAACGCCATTGAGTACAATTTAAAGGTGTATATCAATGGAGCAAACAAGGAAATTAACTGGAAGGATTGTGACGAGAGCCCGGACGGAGTGAAGTTTACAAAGATTGCAAAGTACATCATTGAGGAATCTGAGAAGATACAACCGGAAAAACCAGAAGTAATCGTTCAAGGCTATGTGCTCGAACGGAAAAACAACACTCTGTTAATAGTGGAAGAATTAAACAAGCTTGAATATGAATGGATGAAAGATGAAATAAAGCAGATGGACATGAATTCATTTATATTTGATTTTACCGAACTAGAAGGAGTTTCTATTGAAGAGTTCCAACTTGGTGATAAAATCCGAGCAACGATAGACGGCAGTATAATCGGGTCAAAGCCAGGAAGAGCCAAAGTGAAAGAAATTAAAAAAATGGATTAG